From one Lycium ferocissimum isolate CSIRO_LF1 chromosome 5, AGI_CSIRO_Lferr_CH_V1, whole genome shotgun sequence genomic stretch:
- the LOC132056935 gene encoding uncharacterized protein LOC132056935 yields MANASDEFRLVSPNINHEGKLPRKYTDEGQGAQKKMSPPLEWYNLPEGTKSLSLVVQDIDAPDPDGPIVPWVIWVVTNIPPTLKGLPEGFSGKGEELGGDYARIKEGNNDEKVPGWRGPTMPSHGHRFEFRLFALDDELNLGNKVTKDKLLEAVEGHVLGEAVLIAIS; encoded by the exons ATGGCAAATGCAAGTGATGAGTTCAGGCTAGTGTCACCAAACATAAATCATGAAGGAAAATTACCAAGAAAATACACAGATGAAGGTCAAGGTGCTCAAAAGAAAATGTCACCACCATTAGAATGGTACAATTTACCAGAAGGGACTAAGAGTTTGTCACTAGTGGTACAAGATATTGATGCACCTGACCCAGATGGACCTATTGTACCATGGGttatttgggttgtgacaaataTTCCACCAACTTTGAAGGGTTTGCCTGAAGGATTTTCTGGTAAGGGAGAGGAATTAGGTGGAGATTATGCTCGTattaaagaaggaaataatgaCGAAAAAGTCCCTGGATGGCGTGGACCTACAATGCCAAGTCATGGTCATAGATTTGAGTTTAGGCTTTTTGCTTTGGATGATGAGCTTAATCTTGGAAACAAG GTGACAAAGGATAAGCTACTGGAAGCTGTTGAGGGTCATGTTCTTGGAGAGGCTGTTTTAATTGCCATATCTTGA